The Deltaproteobacteria bacterium region CAGTACCTCGACGTCATCTATGATCGCGAGCAGCGGCTGCTGGAGTTTCTGGCCGTACCCCGCACGCTCGACGAGATCGTCAAGAAGCGCATCGTGTACCGCAAGGAGTACAGCAACGTAGTGTGGATCGATGCGGTAGAGAAAAACTCCATGGCGCTGCATCTGCAACTGCTGCTGCGAGAAGGGCGGGTGGAGTGGGATGGCACGCACTACGTGCGCCGCTAGTGGCAGGTAGCGTTTGTCCTTGAGATTCCCATAAGATTCCCGCATTGACCGTCCGTTTCCGCCCGTGATAAGCCTGACACATCATGCCTTTCAGGACATTCATGGATCTTTTTCGCGTTTTTTGCCTTTTCGCTTGTGGGTTCTTCATGGCCGCGTGCGCCGCGTCCCGCCCTGTCCCGCCGCCGTTGCCGTCACCCCCACCGGAGCCGCCACCTTTCAGGATTCCAGGGGAACCCGTCGTGCTTACGCCGGCGGAACGCGCCCTTGGCCATTTCCTCAAAGGTAAGGTCGCGCTCGATAGCGGCGATCAAGAGACCGCGCTGACCGAGTTGGAACAGGCCGTCGTCAACGACCCGGACACTCCCTTTCTGCGCCTTCGGCTCGCTACCCTCTACGTCCGTAAAGGCAAACTCACGGAAGCGTTGGAACATTGCCGGAAAGTTGCAGAGCAAGAGCCCAGCAACGAAGAGGCGCAACTGCTGCTGGCTGGACTTTTGTCCTCCTTCAATCAGGAAGCCGAAGCTGCCGCGATTTACGAGAAAGTGCTCGTCAATACGCCGAAGAATCAGGAACCGTACCTGTACCTGGGCACCCTGTATGCCAAGCAGGGGAAATTCGACCAGGCTATCGCGGTGCTGCAAAAATTGGTCGAACTCCGTCCCCGCTCCGTGCTAGGGTTTTACTACCTCGGGCAGGTCCACGCCGCCGCCAATCGGTTCGATAAGGCGGAGGGGTACTACGAGAAAGCCTTAAAGCTGAACCCTCAGTCCGAGCTGGTCTTGCTGGATCTTGGCTTAGTCTACGAGTTGCAAAAGAAGTCCGAGAAAGCCATGGAGATCTACCAGAAAGCGCTGAGTACCAACCCTCAGAGTGTCCAGGTGCGGAAGCGACTCGGCGGGTTTTATCTCGGACAGAAAAAACTGGATGACGCGCTCCTGCAATATCGTGAGTTGGAAAAGATCGAAGCCGATCCGCAAGAAACTCGGGTCAAGATTAGCTTGATCTATCGCGAGAAGGGCGATTTCGATACTGCGGTCTCCGAGCTGAATCTGGTGCTCGCCGCCCAGCCGGACAACGACCGCGCACGGTATTTTCTCGGCGCGGTCTACACCGAAGCTAAAGAGAACGATAAGGCGCTGGCCGAGTTAGCACGCATCCCACCCGGGTCGGATTACTACGCCGATGCCCGGATGTATCTCAGCTATGTCTACCAACGCCAGGGCAACCTCGACCAAGCCATCACCGAGGCCGAGCACGCGCTGACGCTCAAGAAAGACGACATTGACCTCCTGGGATTTATCGCCTCGCTCTATCGCGAGAAGGGAAACCTGCCCCGCGCCATCGAAACCCTCGAAAAAATGATTGCGCAGGCACCGGAGAACGATCAGTACCACTTCACCCTCGGCGCGGTGTACGACGAACTCAAGGATAAGACCAGTTCCGTTCTGCACATGCAGAAGGCCATCAAACTCAATCCCGAGAATGCCGCAGCACTGAACTACCTGGGCTACA contains the following coding sequences:
- a CDS encoding tetratricopeptide repeat protein, whose protein sequence is MDLFRVFCLFACGFFMAACAASRPVPPPLPSPPPEPPPFRIPGEPVVLTPAERALGHFLKGKVALDSGDQETALTELEQAVVNDPDTPFLRLRLATLYVRKGKLTEALEHCRKVAEQEPSNEEAQLLLAGLLSSFNQEAEAAAIYEKVLVNTPKNQEPYLYLGTLYAKQGKFDQAIAVLQKLVELRPRSVLGFYYLGQVHAAANRFDKAEGYYEKALKLNPQSELVLLDLGLVYELQKKSEKAMEIYQKALSTNPQSVQVRKRLGGFYLGQKKLDDALLQYRELEKIEADPQETRVKISLIYREKGDFDTAVSELNLVLAAQPDNDRARYFLGAVYTEAKENDKALAELARIPPGSDYYADARMYLSYVYQRQGNLDQAITEAEHALTLKKDDIDLLGFIASLYREKGNLPRAIETLEKMIAQAPENDQYHFTLGAVYDELKDKTSSVLHMQKAIKLNPENAAALNYLGYTWAEQGTKLDEAETLILRAIKLEPNDGFYVDSLGWVYYQRGDYAKAVVQLEKAVELVGNDPTIIEHLGDAYGKSGRAADALRTYRQALTNAKDAAQIERLRGKIDTLAGASETKGI